In the Euphorbia lathyris chromosome 5, ddEupLath1.1, whole genome shotgun sequence genome, one interval contains:
- the LOC136228977 gene encoding MDIS1-interacting receptor like kinase 2-like, producing MKPLSFLLCFHFLLLVSSLVVNEEADALLRWKSTLQFDHNFVLSSWSLSTPLCNWSGISCHHNPESVTNISLSSYGLKGTLHNLSFSSFPYLIELDLSNNSFHGNIPSQLSNLSKLTLLDLSYNDISGSIPKDIGILRSLSYLDLSDNHLSGVIPISLANMTTLSTLYSNYNKLSGSIPPEIGMLKSVTVLGLSFNNLTGTIPTSVGNLTRLSSLQICGNKLSGFIPQEVGMLKSIRELQLALSNNSITGSIPSSIGNLTNLSILYLDSNQLSGSIPREVGMLTFITQIELSNNGLTGVLPIEIKNLTALTLFQIYSNSLTEHLTEGLCLSGKLQYFAAYSNSLGGAISKSLRNCSSLLRLQLQDNQFTENISKILGICPRLNYVDLSRNKFYGELSWKWESFLNLSTLKISNNNITGTIPSKIGKTPRLEWIELTSNQLQGTIPKDLGKLIKLVKVFLDDNHLSGVIPKEIGMLSSLKHLTLASNNLRGAIPYQLEGCSRLLVLNLSMNNLTKSIPPNLSSLRSLEKLDLSQNELLNDIPQQFGGLHRLEVLNLSHNFLAGSIPKTLENLLGLTTVDLSWNELEGPIPDITAFREAPLEALRNNRHLCGNNTRLKSCSYHRVNKKEGRLIALAFLGGLLILFFLVVGLFLLNRRMRSMKAKTIKGNVKVNYNMFGQDQDLQYEKIIEVTEGFNSRYCIGEGGCGIVYKAAISPSQVVAVKKLYQSPNFWKAFASEIGTLANIRHRNIVKLYGFCSHPSHSFFIYEFIERGSLRKILSDREEAMDLDWIKRLNIVEGISNALSYMHHDFAPPIIHRDITSNNVLLDSKFEAHVSDFGTARLLMPDSSNWTSFAGSFGYTAPELAYTMKINEKCDVYSFGVVALEIIMGRHPGDLISSFSSSSSSTAPICQQTLLKDLIDQRLSSPHSKTAEGVINVIMIGFSCLSTNPEFRPTMRQVSPQLLVSKWRPLTKSFSEIQLGDILIDGSFIG from the exons ATGAAACCACTTTCCTTTCTTCTCTGCTTTCATTTCCTTCTTCTTGTTTCTTCTTTAGTTGTCAATGAGGAGGCTGATGCTCTTTTGAGGTGGAAATCTACTCTTCAATTTGATCATAATTTTGTGTTATCTTCATGGTCTCTATCTACTCCTCTTTGCAACTGGTCTGGAATTTCCTGCCATCATAATCCTGAATCTGTTACGAATATCAGCCTTTCCAGTTATGGTTTGAAAGGTACGCTTCATAATCTCAGCTTCTCGTCTTTTCCATACCTTATTGAGCTCGACCTTAGCAACAACTCTTTCCATGGCAACATTCCTTCCCAACTCTCTAATCTTTCTAAACTCACACTCCTCGACTTGTCTTACAATGACATCTCAGGTTCGATTCCTAAAGATATTGGAATTTTGAGATCTCTCAGTTATCTTGATTTATCCGACAATCATCTGAGTGGTGTTATCCCTATTTCTTTAGCAAATATGACCACCTTATCAACCCTTTATTCAAATTACAATAAACTTTCTGGTTCCATACCTCCAGAAATTGGAATGTTGAAATCTGTTACTGTTCTTGGATTGTCATTTAATAATCTTACAGGTACTATTCCAACTTCTGTGGGAAATTTAACAAGATTATCCTCATTACAGATCTGTGGCAATAAACTCTCAGGTTTTATTCCCCAAGAAGTTGGAATGTTGAAATCTATTAGAGAACTTCAATTGGC ATTGTCAAATAATAGTATCACTGGTTCCATTCCAAGCTCTATAGGAAACTTGACAAATTTGTCCATTCTTTATCTTGACTCCAATCAACTTTCTGGTTCAATACCTCGTGAAGTTGGAATGTTGACATTCATCACCCAAATTGAATTGTCAAATAATGGTCTAACCGGAGTTCTTCCCATAGAGATTAAAAATTTAACTGCCTTAACTTTGTTCCAAATATATAGTAATAGTTTGACTGAGCACTTAACAGAAGGCTTATGCCTTAGTGGGAAACTTCAATATTTTGCAGCATACAGTAATTCTTTGGGTGGGGCTATCTCAAAAAGCTTAAGAAATTGCAGTAGTTTACTCAGACTTCAACTCCAAGATAATCAATTCACAGAAAATATATCTAAAATTTTGGGTATATGTCCGCGTTTGAACTACGTGGACTTGAGTCGTAACAAATTCTATGGAGAGCTTTCATGGAAATGGGAAAGTTTTCTCAACTTATCAACCTTAAAAATctcaaataataatatcactGGCACAATACCATCTAAAATTGGAAAGACTCCTCGGTTAGAATGGATAGAGCTCACATCAAATCAGCTTCAAGGGACAATACCAAAGGATTTGGGAAAGCTAATAAAGTTGGTCAAAGTTTTTCTTGATGATAACCACCTTTCAGGTGTTATTCCTAAAGAGATAGGAATGTTATCTAGTCTTAAACACCTTACCTTAGCATCCAACAATCTTAGAGGAGCAATTCCATACCAGCTTGAAGGGTGTTCCAGACTATTGGTTTTGAATCTTAGCATGAACAATTTAACAAAAAGCATTCCACCAAACCTAAGCAGTTTACGCTCTCTTGAAAAACTTGATCTCAGTCAAAATGAGTTGCTTAATGATATTCCACAACAATTTGGAGGGTTGCATAGACTAGAGGTGTTGAACCTCTCCCACAATTTCCTAGCAGGTTCAATTCCTaaaactttggaaaatttgttaGGCTTGACAACAGTGGACTTGTCATGGAATGAATTGGAAGGTCCGATTCCAGACATTACAGCTTTTCGCGAGGCTCCACTGGAAGCACTTAGAAATAATAGACACTTATGTGGAAACAATACCAGACTCAAGTCGTGCTCTTATCATAGAGTGAACAAGAAGGAAGGAAGATTAATTGCTTTAGCTTTTTTGGGTGGTCTGTTGATATTGTTTTTCTTGGTTGTGGGACTGTTCCTTTTGAATCGAAGAATGAGAAGTATGAAAGCAAAGACAATAAAGGGAAATGTCAAAGTTAATTATAACATGTTTGGGCAAGATCAGGATTTGCAATATGAAAAAATTATTGAGGTGACAGAAGGGTTCAACTCCAGATATTGCATCGGGGAAGGAGGCTGTGGAATTGTTTACAAAGCTGCGATATCACCAAGCCAAGTAGTTGCTGTCAAGAAACTTTACCAGTCCCCAAATTTTTGGAAAGCATTTGCAAGTGAGATCGGTACATTGGCAAACATACGTCATCGAAACATTGTCAAATTATATGGGTTTTGTTCGCATCCCAGTCACTCTTTTTTTATCTACGAATTCATTGAAAGAGGAAGTTTGAGAAAGATATTAAGTGATAGGGAAGAAGCTATGGACTTGGATTGGATTAAAAGACTCAATATTGTGGAAGGAATTTCTAATGCGCTATCATATATGCATCATGATTTCGCTCCTCCAATTATTCATCGAGACATTACAAGTAACAATGTGTTGTTGGATTCAAAATTTGAAGCTCATGTTTCTGATTTTGGAACAGCTAGATTATTAATGCCCGACTCCTCAAACTGGACATCATTTGCAGGATCATTTGGATATACTGCTCCAG AACTAGCATATACAATGAAGATCAATGAAAAATGTGATGTTTATAGTTTTGGTGTGGTGGCACTCGAAATAATAATGGGAAGGCATCCGGGAGATCTCATCTCGTCCttttcatcatcatcttcatccACTGCACCAATTTGCCAACAAACATTGTTGAAAGATTTGATTGACCAACGCCTTTCATCTCCTCATAGTAAAACTGCTGAAGGAGTAATAAACGTTATTATGATTGGATTTTCATGTTTGAGTACAAATCCTGAATTCCGACCAACTATGAGACAAGTTTCACCGCAGCTACTAGTATCCAAATGGCGTCCTTTGACAAAGTCATTCTCCGAAATCCAATTGGGAGATATTTTGATTGATGGAAGTTTCATTGGCTAA